A window of the Sandaracinaceae bacterium genome harbors these coding sequences:
- a CDS encoding AMIN domain-containing protein gives MTLLSGCGSGAGDEASSQEHEQPVDRLEGAGDWDLERTRSELEALGAEVEEARDAVTRARLARQRGQLARMLAARTGDAADLNQARAWLTSALAAPADEVASWSLDAERCEAGDELVKLESIEAHDLAAARRVAAGLVERFAVADERPDAAPEHAADQLRLLDCLRRARRMSASLDGAAELDGGPQDPHAFHGSEVADGGTAESAGAGGPAGAGVGAPGDEAARSGDAPTLRDIAVYSGGEEGARAVLRFDGIPTFTVGQSRGGADEPPRAWLDIANVVAEPTLGETWRVASGGLQQVRRLTTASGGVRVLFDLMPGARHRVFALPEPFRLVVDIESPISVARAVQPRLPRGAPHPRASYAGPRPRQDRARGVGRAPRDQLAWTGHASPSCCGAPWGAVLLTRQADVTPLLGAHRHSRAVGADLAVIHLNAADEPVEHGGVTTFGTLPAARQVTRLGRARNGHSARSRTCSGCSRACISATDSPLAASWQEPRHLAGGRRSPPLARPRGAGSSTVGARIRRHPARGLLPQARQAAALGTLRYRQALAEGIAAGITRYVSGS, from the coding sequence GTGACGCTGCTCTCTGGCTGCGGGTCCGGCGCGGGCGACGAGGCCTCGTCCCAGGAGCACGAGCAGCCGGTGGACCGCCTGGAGGGGGCCGGTGACTGGGACCTCGAGCGCACACGCAGCGAGCTGGAGGCCCTGGGGGCCGAGGTCGAGGAGGCGCGCGACGCCGTCACACGCGCCCGACTCGCTCGGCAGCGAGGTCAGCTGGCGCGCATGCTGGCCGCGCGCACCGGCGACGCCGCAGACCTGAACCAGGCGCGCGCATGGCTCACGTCGGCGCTGGCGGCTCCAGCCGACGAGGTCGCGTCGTGGTCGCTCGACGCGGAGCGCTGTGAGGCGGGCGACGAGCTGGTGAAGCTCGAGTCCATCGAGGCGCACGACCTGGCCGCCGCGCGCCGCGTGGCCGCCGGGCTGGTGGAGCGCTTCGCAGTGGCCGACGAGCGCCCGGACGCCGCGCCCGAGCACGCCGCCGACCAGCTGCGTCTGCTGGACTGCCTGCGCCGCGCGCGTCGGATGAGCGCCTCGCTGGACGGTGCGGCGGAGCTCGACGGTGGTCCGCAGGATCCCCACGCTTTCCACGGCTCGGAGGTGGCCGATGGCGGGACCGCGGAGAGCGCCGGCGCGGGTGGGCCGGCTGGTGCGGGCGTAGGCGCGCCGGGCGACGAGGCCGCGCGTTCGGGCGACGCGCCCACCCTGCGTGACATCGCGGTGTACTCCGGGGGCGAAGAGGGCGCGCGGGCCGTCTTGCGCTTCGACGGCATCCCCACCTTCACGGTGGGCCAGTCCCGAGGCGGGGCAGACGAGCCGCCGCGCGCATGGCTGGACATCGCCAACGTGGTCGCGGAGCCGACCCTCGGGGAGACGTGGCGGGTCGCCTCGGGCGGGCTCCAGCAGGTGCGGCGGCTGACCACGGCGAGCGGCGGCGTGCGCGTGCTGTTCGACCTCATGCCGGGCGCCCGCCACCGCGTGTTCGCGCTCCCCGAGCCATTCCGCTTGGTGGTGGACATCGAGTCGCCCATCAGCGTCGCGCGCGCAGTGCAGCCTCGGCTCCCGAGGGGCGCGCCGCACCCGCGCGCATCGTATGCTGGACCCAGGCCGCGGCAGGACCGGGCGCGGGGCGTCGGCAGGGCGCCGCGAGACCAGCTGGCCTGGACCGGCCACGCGTCGCCATCCTGCTGCGGCGCGCCCTGGGGTGCGGTGTTGCTCACGCGTCAGGCCGACGTGACCCCTCTCCTCGGGGCGCACCGCCATAGCCGCGCCGTGGGCGCCGACCTCGCTGTCATCCACCTCAACGCCGCCGACGAGCCGGTGGAGCACGGTGGCGTGACTACGTTCGGCACTTTACCAGCGGCGCGTCAGGTAACCCGCCTGGGCCGCGCGCGAAACGGACACTCCGCGCGATCACGGACATGCAGCGGTTGCTCGCGGGCTTGCATCAGCGCGACAGATAGCCCTCTCGCGGCGAGCTGGCAGGAGCCGCGGCACCTCGCGGGCGGGCGCCGATCTCCCCCGCTTGCCCGACCGCGGGGTGCTGGCAGTTCCACAGTGGGCGCGCGCATACGCCGCCATCCTGCTCGAGGCCTCCTTCCTCAGGCCCGACAGGCGGCGGCGCTGGGCACGCTGCGCTACCGGCAGGCCCTCGCCGAAGGCATCGCGGCGGGCATCACGCGCTACGTGTCCGGGTCCTGA
- a CDS encoding YbjN domain-containing protein, whose amino-acid sequence MTQSPLFQDRPSGRAYRDAPEMVNDYLRRFGDQVGIAIAPLDRDGYTEVQRGSATVGINVLVEHGTLLLLSRIMDVPREGREEFYRRLLELNFLVTSDGAFAIDKDRDALYLRALRRLGGLDFEEFEDLITTVAAVADEWDDRLAELFPGND is encoded by the coding sequence TTGACCCAGTCCCCACTGTTCCAAGACCGACCGAGCGGGCGCGCCTACCGAGACGCTCCGGAGATGGTGAACGACTACCTCCGCCGCTTCGGCGATCAGGTCGGCATCGCCATCGCGCCGCTGGACCGGGACGGGTACACCGAGGTGCAGCGCGGCTCGGCGACGGTGGGCATCAACGTGCTGGTAGAGCATGGAACCTTGTTGCTCCTGTCGCGCATCATGGACGTGCCGCGCGAGGGCCGCGAGGAATTTTATCGCCGCCTGCTGGAGCTCAACTTCTTGGTCACCAGCGATGGCGCGTTCGCGATCGACAAAGACCGCGACGCCTTGTATCTCCGGGCGCTGCGCCGCCTGGGCGGGCTCGACTTCGAGGAGTTCGAGGACCTCATCACGACGGTGGCGGCGGTGGCCGACGAGTGGGATGACCGCCTGGCGGAGCTCTTCCCAGGCAACGACTGA
- a CDS encoding VWA domain-containing protein: MEPTRLSNRALAALCLACAFFGATTTRVSLVCAQASPPQNGTWIEADPVHTQVMVGDDGQTYVAIWLDVPAAPRATRRPPMAVSIVVDTSGSMAGTKIEQARRAALQLLETVRDGDVVSVLGFESQVWQHVAPTVVTQASRRAIVRAIEGIDVGGGTAMYDGLAAGLAALSQASSEHPVRRLFLISDGHANVGPSSAEQLGALAATGLQHDVHVTGIGVGVDYDPATVGQVVVRSAGRFYHLAEPHQLAGVVAEEIAALSQTLATNAVVEFEPAVGVRVLEGVTEGSQVTAGRFQLSIGSLYTGRRVELLVHVQLPTDTLGAHPLGVARLRYELPNRTREARVQERPVTYTVTQDRRAATRSVSSRAYVISHTQLALRDNERAVEALRTGDQQAAATALDAAAARLEVAANQAPSAPARARLNERAATYRRQSSFSRSASSGAAQRDVGATIRAHAYHDSAY; encoded by the coding sequence ATGGAACCCACTCGGCTCTCGAACCGGGCGCTGGCCGCCCTTTGCCTTGCGTGCGCCTTCTTCGGCGCCACCACGACGCGCGTCTCGCTCGTCTGCGCCCAGGCGTCTCCACCGCAGAACGGGACGTGGATCGAGGCGGATCCCGTCCACACGCAGGTGATGGTCGGTGACGACGGCCAGACCTACGTCGCCATCTGGCTCGACGTCCCCGCGGCGCCCCGCGCCACCCGGCGGCCTCCCATGGCGGTCTCCATCGTGGTCGACACCAGCGGCTCCATGGCGGGCACCAAGATCGAACAGGCTCGCCGGGCCGCGCTCCAGCTGCTGGAGACCGTGCGGGACGGCGACGTGGTCAGCGTCTTGGGCTTCGAGAGTCAGGTCTGGCAGCACGTCGCGCCCACCGTGGTGACTCAGGCTTCGCGCAGGGCCATCGTCCGGGCCATCGAGGGCATCGACGTAGGCGGCGGGACGGCCATGTACGACGGGCTCGCCGCGGGCCTCGCCGCGCTGTCGCAGGCCAGCTCCGAGCACCCGGTGCGCAGGCTCTTCTTGATCTCGGACGGACACGCCAACGTGGGTCCGTCGTCGGCCGAGCAGCTGGGCGCGCTCGCGGCCACCGGCCTGCAGCACGACGTACACGTCACCGGCATCGGCGTGGGTGTGGACTACGACCCGGCCACGGTGGGGCAGGTGGTCGTGCGCAGCGCCGGGCGCTTCTATCACTTGGCCGAGCCGCACCAACTCGCGGGTGTGGTGGCCGAGGAGATCGCCGCGCTGTCTCAGACGCTCGCGACCAACGCCGTGGTGGAGTTCGAGCCCGCCGTGGGCGTGCGTGTCCTCGAGGGCGTGACGGAAGGCAGCCAGGTCACGGCCGGCCGCTTCCAGCTCTCCATCGGCTCGCTCTACACGGGCCGGCGCGTCGAGCTGCTGGTGCACGTGCAGCTGCCCACCGACACGCTGGGTGCACACCCCCTCGGCGTGGCGCGTCTGCGCTACGAGCTGCCCAACCGCACCCGCGAAGCGCGCGTCCAGGAGCGCCCCGTGACCTACACGGTCACCCAAGACCGCCGCGCCGCCACGCGCAGCGTCTCCTCGCGCGCCTACGTCATCAGCCACACCCAGCTCGCCCTGCGCGACAACGAACGCGCCGTCGAAGCCCTCCGCACCGGCGACCAACAAGCCGCCGCCACCGCCCTCGACGCCGCCGCCGCCCGCCTGGAGGTCGCAGCCAACCAAGCCCCCAGCGCCCCAGCCCGTGCCCGCCTCAACGAGCGCGCCGCGACGTACCGCAGGCAGTCGTCGTTTTCGCGCAGCGCGTCGAGCGGCGCCGCGCAGCGCGACGTGGGCGCCACCATCCGGGCGCATGCGTACCACGACTCGGCGTACTGA